A segment of the Meles meles chromosome 4, mMelMel3.1 paternal haplotype, whole genome shotgun sequence genome:
GGCATGTAGGAGACCCCAGAAGGGCTCCACAAGGGCTAGGTAGGGGGGACCAGAACACTCCAGTTCTTTCCTtgcaatctaaaaaacaaacataatacCCACAGATACCTAATTTCAGTACCGCCACCTCACGAGTCATGGTTCTCATTCTTTCTGAGAACACCATGATCTCTCCACCCTACCCTAGCCAGATCTTTAGCTTGGAACTGTGCAAAGCAAAATACATACCTGATTTTTGGGAAACACTTTTGGGAAGTGAAGCAGTTCATAAGCTGCCATTCTGATAATGAAAGGATCTAATATTCTGATTTGATAAGGTTTGTAGATCAAGTTTAAGGCTGGTTTCTTCCAAAAACCATTAGTgttctgaaataaaataagaacacagAAAACAGAACATTGTGgtggtcttttttatttttttaatgaaaaaaaaaatgaaggtactCAGAAGGCAGATCAATGTTGCCAACTTACTATTTTGCCACCCGTCAACAATTCCCACAGCCACTTTAAATCAAGTGGCTTAAAAGCAGTGAGAACCGCTGTAGTATTAGGATCGTTGTGACTGGGATCTGAAAAAACAGATTCTGGATAAAAAAGTCGGAAGGTTGTCCTTCTCCCAACTTCCTCTTCATGTCCTAAAACAGGACCATTATTCATTCTGTGGGTAgtaaaacacacaaaatatgtcGACCAAGTGTAGTATGTGCCAATTCCATCACAAGTTTCAGAACTTTCAGAATACGACAAACAGCAGTAGCCATGGGTCCAGTGCTTAAAGCTACAAGACaaggttttttttaagacaacttttttaaattcctatttttaaggaaataattccCTCTCATGAAACAGCTGCTTGATTGAAGGCAGAAATGTTCATTAGGATTTGAACAGTAATTGTGGGGGCACTGATAATTCAGTCCCACCTCTAGGAAAACCGAAGACTAAATAAAACAATGGGAACACAGAACCACAGAATACTAGAGTTAAAAAAGACCTTGGAGGACATCCAGACAAAACCCCTTGGAGAAGGGCcctgcagagggagggaaagttacttgcccaaggttacacagtcATGTAGCACATGGACTGACAGACAAGAATCACACTGAAGGTGATCTGAAGACCCATTAAAATTGTTGAGCTCTGTAATAAAGTGATAATATAAAACTGCCGTATTATACCCACTCACAACCAAATAAATGTTACTGCTAGAGTGAACTAAAGAACCACAACGGATCCACGGTTGGGTTTGTGTATGCTCAGTGCCAAAGTTAGACATGCACTATTTACACATACACTATGAAGGTATGCTAGTAAAAGGAATGCTTTGTTTCCAAAACAGTGTCCCCTGGGAGGATAAATACTGTTTCACCCTTTGCCACTGACTCCATGTAACAGAAGACAGTCTCAGCACTTGAAATCACTTTCATAAATGCTGTACCCGTTGCAGTCTCCCGCAAAGGTTTGCTGTGGTTCTGGATGATCAAACGTTTAGACAATTAAAGGTAAGGAAACCTGTGTTTCAAAACTGTCATGTGGATAAATTTTCACAGCTTCCTCAAAACAGATAGTGAACAGAAAATAAGATGACCTCACTATGTAGAACTCTTGGCAGCTCGTAACCCAGCAAAACCCCCAAAGACTGTCAGGTCATCCTAACACCACTGCCCCTCTCTTCAAAAGACTATTCATAGCCATTcccaacacacacaacacaggaTGACCTTACTTCAACCTTTCGATGAGAAAATAGAGCTAGAAATGCCCTCATTTTCCCGCCACTCCATCTATGGGACTCTTGGTAGCGGTAGCTACAATCCCAGTTCTTCTATTACAGAGGACCAACAGCACTTGCGCTCAAGCCCCAACCCAGCTCACTACCACACCCATCTCTTCGCTCAGTTTCATCAGTTTACCAACGTACTCTAGAATCTCCTATCTTtataaaaggaacaaaacaaaacagcctccTTTGGTTCCATAACTATCTCCAGCTACCATCTCATTTCTCAACTCCACAGCAAAACTCCAGAGAATTGCCTACATGGGTCTCTCACTTTCTCACCTGTAATTCTCTCCTCAAACCACTCTGGCTGGGCCACTCCTCCTATCAGGTCTCCACGTCTGCCTTTGCCAAGAGTATGAGTGAGCTTCAGGTTGTAAGTCCAATGGTGAACTCTTTGTTCTTATCTTGCAGGACCTCTCGCCAGCACTGGTCATGGTTgaccccttttcctctcttttaaaaCACTCCCTACCTCACTGGTGGATCCTCCTCcatctcttttattcctttttttttttttttttttttttgctcaaccTCCAAGTATAGAATATCTCAAGACTCCATCCTGAGACCTCTGCTCTGTTTCTCCCTGGGAAATCTTGCCGATACCGTGGTTTAATATAGCTTACAGGCTGCTTACCATCGAGCCTTTAACCTGTTTAACCAAATGCCTACTTGACTTAACACTACAAATCTAATAAGCATCTCAAACCTAACATGTTCACACAGAAATCTTGATTTTCCTCTAACATCTTCCTACTTCCCCCAACTCAATAAATGGTACCTCTATCCAGTCAATCTCTTAAGCTGAAAACCCAGAAGGCATTACGTGGTTCCTTTATTCCCATCTCTCCTCACATTTTACATCAACAAATCCTGAGAACTCTACCTCTACAACATGTCTCAGTCTATCCACTTACATCCTTCCCTGTCATGACAATCCTTTTCTGAGCCGCCATCATCTGCCTGAATATAGCCACCTAACTGGCTTCTTCATTTCTACCCTTGTCCCTCATATCCCATTGTCCATGCCACAGCcaaggtattttaaaaacataaccaaATCAAATTGcttttctgcttaaaaatcttcaaaagttCCTATTATACTTAAAATCCAAGTACTTACAGAGACCTATATAGCCTCCTTCCTCCGCGGCTTCTGACTGTTCCACTCTCCCTGAGCTGGCCGCCCTCCTACCTCACTGGTGTTCTTGCTACTCTTCTCAAACCCAGGATCATATCCCTCCCCAGGACCTGCACTAAATATTCTTTGTGCCCGGACTGCTCTTCCCTAGTCTTCATATGGCTGGTACTATAATGGTCACTTAGGTCCGTCTTAGAGGTCTTCTCCTCAAAGTGGTCATCTGTCCATCCTAAAGTGGCTATTCAATCACTGTCACATATGTTTTAACTGTTTTATGGCATTTActtttgtatttccttatttctttcaatactgttttcttctcttcattaCAGTAAAAACCCCACACGGAGCAAGAAACTTGTTCTTATTCAGTGCTATACGCCCTGTTGCTAAAACTCTGTCTGGCATACTAAGGAgacttcacaaatattttctaagtgAATGAGCTGAAAAATCTAGGCCTAGTCTAGTCAACAAATGAGAGAATGGTTGTGTTAATGTACTTAAACATATCTAAGCgactcatcttttattttttttttttttttttttaagattttatttatttatttgacagagagagatacaagtaggcagagaggcaggcagagagagtgagagggaagcaggctccctgccgagcagagagcccgatgcgggactcgatcccaggaccccgagatcatgacctgagccgaaggcagcggcttaaaccactgagccacccaggcgcccccgactcATCTTTTAAAACAATTCCAAGTTagcaaatacaaaatatatttacctTATTATTACATCATAGGAGTCAATTTTTTCTCCTAATGTCTTATTCTTCAAAACTCCTCCATTACCAACCACCACGCACTTTTTACATGGCACACTGTTGGGCAAAAAGACAGCGAAAGGTTGAGCCATCTTTTACATAACTGGTTGATTCCAATCCATTCATTCAAACTTTCCAGAACCCAATGCCAAATTTCACTTGTTGCACAAGTAGAAAAAGAACCACTTGTGACTTCCAGGTCTAGGGTTATATTAGAAAGATATAGGATTCAAGAAATAACATTCCACAGGAAGCATATGATCATTAGCAACTAACAGTTGCTTATGAGTCCATAGGCATTCCCTCATTTGATTCTCATAACCACCTGTTGAGATAGGCAAgcacattatttccattttacaaatgaagaaaagcaTTCAGAGAAGTGTTGGTTAATATTTCAAAGCCATACTCCCAAGGGGCAGAATCAGCATTCACATCCAGACCCTCGAACAACAAAAACACCACTTGGCCTATAATTCTGCATGTTAATATTGATGTAAGTGTGTATACATGAAATAGTTGTCCATTTTTTCACCAGCATTTCTCACTCCCTGAGAATCCTGAGGTTCTACTCTGGGTCACTGTTGTGTCTTATCAGTGTGGAGACAGCCTGGAATCTGGTGGGGAAGGCGTATCTTCCTGCCCATGAGCACTTCAATTCCCCAAACATGTACTGCTTCTTGGAGCTTAACCAATATAAACTAAAAGTTCATACTGTGTCCCTAGCAGAGAGCTTTCAAGTAGATGATGAAGTGGGACTTCCTGTTGCTGGCTGGGATCAGCCTAGAACCATGCACTGTGCTCCATCAGCTCTCAGCAAACCCAGCCTGGCCCGTCTGTTTCCAGACTCTCACTGCCTCCCGGCCAGGCCTTAAGAAATGACAACACAGATCCTTCTCCTTTAGGGGGCATGACATAACAGAGTGGAAGCCTGTTGAGACTGTCCTTCCAAGGCCATCATGACACCAAAgtataaagaaagaaactgtttctctaaaaaccacaaaataaagTAGACCAGATGAACTCTAGACCTTAAGACATTTAGGAAATTAATGAGTCGCAAAACTGCACAAATACTGTAGAACATTAAACTTagaggggtacctggttggctcatttggaagaacatgtggctcttgaccttggggccatgaattcaagccccacattgggtgtagaacttaaaaataaacaaataatcgtAGAGAATGCAGGAATAATTAGAAAGAGCCACACACTGGCCCTGTCAGGTTAAAAAGAGTACATATAATGTACCCACTGAACATACAGAAGCATAAGTTGACCTTTTCTCATTAGAATTTGCTTAACTCACCTATCTGGTGAGTTTTTAATACTAGAAAATGCTTTTTCACACATTTTAATTTAGGGCTTTTAGCTTCCCACTTAATGAGTCAAGTCTAACTCAGTGTCTAATTTGTTACCAAAACGAGAAGATAACAGAGTGTCAAAGGTGTCAGAGACTGAGTTAGGAGGACACTGTCCAGGCATTCCTTGACGATGTGCCCCCCCAAAACTCCTATCATGGACAGATCGCAATATGCTCTAGAATTCTAGGAAGGCTTTCTTAATGGTGCTCTGCCCTGAGACCAGGTAGCATGGACAAGATGAGAACACTGGCAAACATTCCAAACCCTTTCCCCTCTGGGCATATTGTCCTTACCCTCACCAGACCCATCTTACGAATACTCTCTAACTAGGGCAATTCTCACCCGCACAGCTTGTTTGACTCTTCCTTCCAGAACCTTGGGGTCAGTTTAATGCAAAACAGAAGCTGAACCTCCTAAAGTGGGCTCTACCCCCACCCTGAGCAAGGCTGTAGGCACTGGAGAGGGAATGGCTAGGAATGGAGGATCGAAATACCAGCTCTGTTCCTGCTGAACCTGcaatggggctggaggagagacaGCCGCCATTATGGCACCCAAACTAACCTCCTCCATTATGGCTGGAGGCCACTTTCCAGTCCCgtccccaggtgccccaggggctACAGCATCCATGCGGTCCTGGGATATCCAGCCTGACACCAGGCTGCCTAACTCCAACATCATCAAACACACCAGGCTGGACAGGAACTCACACCACCACTGTGTCTCCAGAGTTTCCAGAACCCAGAGCCTCAAGAAAGGACCCGGGACCCACAAGTCTCATCTTTGAAGTGGAACCAGAATCCAGAAAGAGGCAGCTCAGTGCACACCCAGACAAGGTCAGTTCCCTCATCACTGCTCAGCAATAAATTCACAGGCTGAACCCTCGTGCTCACAGGGGCTTCCTCTCAGTGTTATTTTTATCAGACTGGATTGCACCAAGTCCTCAAGCCCTAGATCACCGGTGGCCAAAAGAGTACTGTGATAAGGGAAGCAATCGCCTATCATACAAATATGTCACATTCCCAGTCCCCACTCAGGCTCAAGTCCTGGACCTCCTCTCACAGTTCCTACCGAGCCTTCCAGTCAAGGGAAGAGAGTTGAGGTTTGGAGGCAGATCTCCACTACAAGAGCCCCAGGATCAGCCACAGAGAGAATGTCCTTCCTTGTATGTACACAAGCCACATGGCCTCTCCCTGTTCATTGTCCCAGGAGGTCCAAGGActtgagaaaaatggaaagaaatcttAGAGATACTGCCTCACTTAAAGGAACTCCAATTCTAAAGACACTTTACTGTTGAACGGTCACCACACTTTAagaaatttcactttttattttcttctctgtgagcTTTGTAGGGGGGGCAGCTGGAACTGGTCATCGAAACAGTTTGCCAATGCCTATGAAGGGAAATCTTGTCCGGGAAATTTCACTTTTCCGCCTGGTAAGGGATAATGCAAAGACCTGCACATCTTTCTGAGGATCACATATAATACTAGAAACTCTTTAAGGGGCATTCCTAGGACTACTCTTCGGCAATAGCATCTCATATGGCTAGTTTTCACAATGCTCCCATGACTCTGGGACCTTTGTACAGACACAGCTTTGTAGTCTGAACCACACAGCTCAAAACGCTCTCCCCAGCAGGAATCCACATTTCACCAAAAATGTGATTCATCATCTCCTTGGCTTCTTCCACCTGGTCTGGACTCCTGGCTTCCCTTGCATCCTGAGGTATGAAACAGTAACTTCCAGGGTCCTTTAGGTGACTGTATAACTCTACCATATTTAATGAACACCAGTTCCATGCACAAACAGTTACAGACAATTGTGAGTCCCCAGAGGACAAGAATAGTCTCCTTTATATTACTGTACCTTCCTGTCTTAAACTTCCTGATTCACAGGGTGTGCACTTTAGAAATTGGTTTGGTTGTTACCAAACAATCGGTGATTGTTTTTTCATGTTGTGTTTGGAAAAGGAGGTACCtgttcttccttctcccaccccagAAACGGGTAGGGAAATGCACATGCCCCAAACTGctcacccagaaaacaaaatcattccAGAGTGCCTGAACCTGTTAATGGAAAACCTGAAGAAGTGCTGAAATAGTCATGGTGAGAGATTACACTTCCCCCACGTGAAAGGCAGGCTTCTCATCAAGCCATGCAAACCCAGAAGACTGGGCACCTTAGGCAGAGGTAAACATCGACAACCATCAAGACAGAGAAAGTAAACACGAACCGCCCATTTCAAATGATCTGTGACCTGTCTTCTGAATGCCTtctgacatttatttttcctgtcaGTAGTATCACACACATTAAAATACATCACTACATCTTCAGTGTAACAATCTTGTGCAGATCCCACTGGCCGTTTTCCCAACACCCATTACCCTGCATGCCTGCTGCTCGCAGAGCCCTGCTTTCACAAGCCTAACAGTCGTTGGTCTGGAGTGGCCCCATGACCCCACTTTGGGCAGAAAGGTATTAGAGAAGTCTATTAGAAGCTCCAGAAAAGATTTTACGCACAGCAAGAGAATGGTTTGAAACTTCTTCTCCTGACTGAAaacagagggatgcctgggttagTGATGCAGACACTGAGACGTTTTGGAGCCTGGGCTCTTTTTCATAGACAACTGCTGAAGTCCaaatctttttcatctttttaggTTGTCTAAGGCCATGCTCCCACCCTGGCTGGTTGGCCATCTGACCCAGCTCTGCTGAAACGACATTAATGGATCCTGCCTGGGTGAACAACGAGGCAGCTGTCACAAATCCCTGTCCATTTAGCAGGCAACAGACTTAGCACAGGGCTTCGATTAGGTAAGATATTTGTGTGTGGTTACTCGACAACCATCGAAGCAGGACTCAAGCACGCTTCACAGAATCTGGAAGATTTCAGAAGGCGATGATGACAGCAGGGGGTGGAGAGCGGGTTCATGCATTTGAGTGGGAGCTGACAGTTCGTGGTTCAGGGTTTCTGCTGCTCTGGCCGAGGGAGAACATGTCCCACTAAGGAAACGGCAGCATTCCAGGGACCTGGATATAGACCAGTGCTTAGGAGCTACATGGACACCCAAAAAGGGCCTCATAACAGGGGCACATTTAAGTGTCGCTTTTCTGTGATGCAATTTCTTTAAATATCCTCAATGGTTAGTGAAGTGTGTCAAACATGGCCACCTCGTGTGGGCTGTGctttggagaagaaagagaggaaccGGAGCCCCCCAAGAAATCCACAGCAGCGGCACATGGAAAAGACGGCAAGAGAACCGGAGTTGTTACTCCGAACCGCTGGTTCATGGTGCCTTCTGAACAAAGCACCTCAGAGGCTAGAAAGGAACCTAGAGGCTACCTCAAACACtccacctctttttaaaaagcactttatttggtggggggggggaggtaccTGGAcaggtcagttaagtgtccaactttttatttcagctcatgtcacaatctcagggttttgagattgagccccacatcaggctcacacGCAATGGGCTTGGAAgctgctaaagattctctctctccctcaccctcttcccccacccccagctctctctagtaatgaataaataaataaagcatcttatttttttcattgcaatATAATTCACAAGTCTTAAAATCCacccttttaaataaaattcagtagGCTTTAGCATATTCACAACGCTATGCAACAATCACCACTTCCTAATTCTGACCCCACAGCCTGAAGTActtgctctcctctcctccctctccctgcaaccAGAAATCTATCTTCTGTCTGTAAAGCTCTCTCTATTCTacttatttcatataaatggcatCACGTAATAGCTGAATATGGTACAAGGTGTTCTATCGTATGTAACAGTATTTGTGAGATTTCacaactggcttctttcattgagCACAGTGTTTTCAAACTTCCttttcatgactgaataatattcctttgaatGGATACACATTTAGTTTATCCATTCAGCAGCtggatatttgggttatttctactccagggctattctgaataatgctCCTGTGAACATTCATGTGAAACAAGTTCGGTGTTCATAGGTTTCagtgtcagttttctttttcaaaataattctagATTCGCAGAAAGTTGTAAAATCAGCGCTGAGAAGTCCCTGTACTCcaccccattccccccaccccatgcttcCACTGACTTAACAACT
Coding sequences within it:
- the ST3GAL6 gene encoding type 2 lactosamine alpha-2,3-sialyltransferase isoform X4, whose product is MRGYLVAIFLSAVFLYYVLHCILWGTNVYWVPPVEMKRRNKIQPCLSKPAFASLLRFHHFHPFLCAADFKKIASLYGSDKFDLPYGIRTSAEYFRLALSKLQSCDLFDEFDNVPCKKCVVVGNGGVLKNKTLGEKIDSYDVIIRMNNGPVLGHEEEVGRRTTFRLFYPESVFSDPSHNDPNTTAVLTAFKPLDLKWLWELLTGGKINTNGFWKKPALNLIYKPYQIRILDPFIIRMAAYELLHFPKVFPKNQNAYHNVTAEQLFLKDIIEKNFVVNLTED